From a single Pseudalkalibacillus hwajinpoensis genomic region:
- a CDS encoding demethylmenaquinone methyltransferase — protein sequence MTTSKEERVHDVFQTISKRYDVMNSVISFQRHKAWRKDTMRLMDVQKGATALDVCCGTADWTIAMAEAVGENGQAIGLDFSENMLEVGSAKVKESKQDNITLMHGNAMNLPFEDNSFDYVTIGFGLRNVPDYNQVIKEMYRVVKAGGQVVCLETSQPTIPGFRQVYYGYFKYVMPVLGKMLAKSYDEYSWLQESASSFPGRDELKMLFFKNGFSRVDVKPYSGGVAAMHRGIKPVQT from the coding sequence ATGACTACATCTAAAGAAGAACGTGTACATGATGTTTTTCAGACGATTTCAAAGCGCTATGATGTAATGAATTCCGTCATTAGCTTTCAACGTCATAAAGCCTGGCGAAAAGATACAATGCGCTTAATGGATGTCCAAAAAGGTGCTACAGCACTCGACGTATGTTGTGGAACAGCAGATTGGACGATTGCAATGGCTGAAGCTGTTGGAGAAAATGGTCAAGCAATTGGTCTTGACTTTAGTGAAAACATGTTGGAAGTTGGATCAGCTAAAGTTAAAGAAAGTAAGCAGGATAACATTACGCTGATGCATGGAAATGCGATGAACCTTCCGTTTGAAGACAACTCATTTGATTATGTGACGATTGGTTTTGGTCTTCGAAACGTTCCGGATTATAATCAAGTGATTAAAGAAATGTACAGGGTCGTTAAAGCAGGCGGTCAGGTTGTTTGTCTCGAAACATCTCAGCCAACCATTCCTGGCTTTAGACAGGTGTATTATGGCTATTTTAAATATGTTATGCCCGTCCTTGGGAAAATGTTGGCTAAAAGCTACGATGAGTATTCCTGGCTACAGGAGTCAGCAAGTTCATTCCCTGGTAGAGATGAGCTTAAAATGCTTTTCTTTAAAAATGGCTTCAGTCGTGTCGACGTAAAGCCATACTCCGGTGGAGTCGCGGCGATGCATAGAGGAATTAAACCAGTACAAACATAA
- the hepT gene encoding heptaprenyl diphosphate synthase component II has product MKLKTIYASLKKDLSFIEFELEQTVNAHHPVLREASNHLLKAGGKRIRPVFVLLSGKFGDYNLPLMKNVAVALELIHMASLVHDDVIDDAEMRRGAKTIKAKWDNRVAMYTGDYIFARAIELVTELQDPAANRILSKAILEMSIGEIEQIRDQFNWEQNVRDYFRRIKRKTALLIATSCELGAVAAGVSKEEQVHLRQFGYYVGMAYQITDDILDYTGTVKQLGKPAGGDLLQGNITLPVLYAMNQGNSKQEIMAVFSEDLNASQEEVDQVLSIVKSSGGIEYAQGISDRYLQKAFEELDQLPYHSARTSLKQIAEYIGKRKY; this is encoded by the coding sequence ATGAAATTAAAAACAATATATGCGTCCTTGAAAAAAGATTTATCCTTTATTGAATTTGAACTGGAGCAGACGGTAAATGCTCATCATCCAGTATTACGAGAAGCTTCTAACCACCTATTGAAAGCTGGAGGGAAACGTATCCGTCCTGTTTTCGTTTTGCTATCCGGGAAATTTGGAGATTATAATCTTCCCCTTATGAAGAATGTTGCGGTGGCCCTTGAGTTAATTCACATGGCCTCACTTGTCCATGATGATGTGATTGACGATGCTGAGATGCGTAGAGGTGCAAAAACCATTAAAGCAAAATGGGATAACCGTGTCGCCATGTATACAGGCGATTATATTTTTGCGCGAGCAATCGAACTGGTGACAGAACTTCAAGATCCAGCAGCTAATCGCATCCTTTCAAAAGCTATTCTGGAAATGAGTATTGGTGAAATTGAACAAATACGTGATCAGTTTAACTGGGAACAAAATGTGAGAGATTATTTTCGCAGAATTAAACGAAAGACTGCTCTTTTAATTGCAACCTCATGTGAGCTTGGAGCTGTTGCTGCAGGAGTATCAAAGGAAGAGCAAGTCCATCTCAGACAATTTGGCTATTATGTTGGCATGGCTTACCAGATCACGGATGATATCCTTGATTATACTGGAACTGTTAAACAGCTCGGAAAGCCAGCTGGAGGGGATTTATTGCAGGGTAATATTACCTTACCTGTTCTTTATGCAATGAACCAGGGGAATAGTAAGCAGGAGATCATGGCTGTTTTCTCAGAGGACTTGAACGCCTCTCAGGAAGAGGTAGATCAAGTACTCTCCATTGTTAAATCGTCCGGTGGTATAGAATACGCTCAAGGAATAAGCGATCGTTATCTTCAAAAGGCATTTGAAGAGCTTGATCAGCTTCCTTATCATTCTGCAAGAACATCGCTAAAACAAATCGCTGAGTATATCGGGAAACGAAAATATTAA
- the ndk gene encoding nucleoside-diphosphate kinase — protein MEKTFLMVKPDGVQRNLIGGIVSRFEKKGFNLVGAKLMTISKDLAETHYGEHKERPFFGELVDFITSGPVFAMVWEGENVISTARTMMGSTNPKDANPGTIRGDFGVQVSMNVIHGSDSPESAEREIALFFNESELNEYTKTISKWV, from the coding sequence GTGGAAAAAACGTTTCTAATGGTCAAGCCTGATGGCGTGCAACGGAACCTGATTGGCGGAATTGTATCACGCTTTGAGAAGAAGGGCTTTAATTTAGTAGGTGCAAAATTGATGACGATTTCAAAAGATCTCGCAGAAACACATTATGGAGAGCATAAAGAGCGCCCGTTCTTCGGCGAACTTGTTGATTTCATTACATCAGGTCCTGTATTTGCAATGGTATGGGAAGGCGAAAATGTTATTTCAACAGCTCGTACTATGATGGGATCTACAAACCCAAAGGACGCAAATCCTGGAACTATTCGTGGAGATTTTGGAGTTCAGGTAAGCATGAATGTTATTCATGGATCGGATTCTCCAGAAAGTGCAGAACGGGAAATTGCTTTGTTCTTTAATGAAAGTGAATTGAACGAGTACACCAAAACCATATCAAAGTGGGTTTAA